A genomic region of Notamacropus eugenii isolate mMacEug1 chromosome 3, mMacEug1.pri_v2, whole genome shotgun sequence contains the following coding sequences:
- the LOC140531688 gene encoding large ribosomal subunit protein uL23-like — translation MAPKAKKEAVVPLPPKTDAKFKALKAKKVVLKGVHSHKKKRIQTSPTLWQPKTLRLRRQSKYPQKSAPQRNKLDHYAIIKFPLTTESAMKKTEDNNTLIFIVDVKANKHQIKQAVKKLYDIDMAKVNTLIQPDGEKKAYVRLGPDYDALDVANKTGII, via the coding sequence ATGGCACCAAAGGCTAAGAAGGAAGCTgttgtccccctcccccccaagacaGATGCAAAGTTcaaggccttgaaggccaagaagGTAGTGTTGAAGGGTGTTCATAGCCACAAAAAGAAGAGGATCCAAACATCCCCCACCCTCTGGCAACCCAAGACACTGAGATTAAGAAGGCAGTCCAAATACCCTCAGAAAAGTGCCCCTCAAAGAAACAAGCTTGATCACTATGCCATCATTAAGTTTCCCTTGACCACTGAGTCTGCCATGAAGAAGACTGAGGACAACAACACCCTAATCTTCATTGTGGATGTCAAGGCCAACAAGCATCAGATCAAGCAGGCAGTAAAGAAGCTGTATGACATTGACATGGCCAAGGTCAACACACTGATCCAacctgatggagagaagaaagcctaTGTCCGGCTTGGTCCAGACTATGATGCTTTGGATGTTGCCAACAAAACTGGAATCATCTAA